From the Maioricimonas rarisocia genome, one window contains:
- a CDS encoding AAA family ATPase, with protein sequence MRVTQITQLKNHGIFQDYTWPSDLPDFKQFNLIYGWNGTGKSTLGKLFRSLEKRENVTRGVVRLRVDNNEIDGGSFAETHVPIRVFNKHFVTENVFTSTNEMTPIYVVGKENIDKQKELDDKRIQLTSLSSDIQSATTAATNAEKVLDTHCKALAKRIKDALGAQGNRYSSYDKRPARKLLERLAAQTATDATAMDAGSTESLLQKVRQPPMPRIDHAVVDLPDIGELQNEVTDLLSRRVVSEVIASLANDAELSHWTSNGLHLHQEKSSKSCLFCGQRLPPERLAQLEAHFSDSLQTLSGEINSCIELLQDTIAECDAYQPPKKAEFYAHMRSNYDTIFEGVTRHLNHTRATLAAIVDVLNAKKSNPFTSPQLPALSAARESPDIDALEKLIDAHNDACEHFDESVQDALQELERRYAVEELEEFKQLRDEAAAAAEERESLKTRYSTITADINALAKDILDHLEPAEHLNDDLRAYLGHDDLQLEVAETGYRITRRDEVATSLSEGERTAIALLYFLRSLTGKDFDKAHGIVVLDDPVSSLDSNALFNAFAFIKQHCKVPGQLFILTHNYGFFREVREWMTNTHSPIKKKSALYMLAARRTSIGRRSEIAKLDDLLRRHNSEYHFLFSQIYRLSQQDVSRGLEYYVSAPTLARRVLETFLSFRVPDQSSLYKKMYALDCEEALRTRIYRFVNAHSHKDAIGDHEDDLTILSETPSVMKDVIRFMTAVDKEHCDRMIRCCNA encoded by the coding sequence ATGCGGGTCACGCAGATCACCCAGCTCAAGAACCATGGAATCTTCCAAGACTACACCTGGCCATCCGATCTCCCTGACTTCAAACAGTTCAACCTGATCTACGGCTGGAATGGCACCGGGAAGTCTACGCTGGGAAAGCTTTTCCGCTCACTGGAGAAGCGAGAAAACGTCACTCGCGGAGTCGTCAGGCTCCGTGTGGACAACAACGAGATCGACGGTGGCTCGTTCGCCGAAACACACGTCCCGATACGCGTCTTCAACAAACACTTTGTCACAGAGAACGTCTTCACATCCACGAACGAGATGACCCCCATCTACGTCGTGGGCAAGGAGAACATCGACAAGCAGAAAGAACTCGACGACAAACGCATCCAGCTGACATCCCTCTCAAGCGACATTCAAAGTGCAACCACCGCCGCAACGAATGCGGAGAAGGTTCTCGACACACACTGCAAAGCACTTGCGAAGCGCATCAAAGATGCTCTGGGCGCACAGGGGAATCGCTACTCCAGTTACGACAAGAGACCAGCCCGCAAGCTTCTTGAAAGACTTGCTGCGCAAACAGCAACTGATGCGACTGCGATGGACGCGGGTTCCACGGAATCCCTTCTGCAGAAAGTTCGCCAGCCGCCAATGCCACGAATCGACCACGCAGTGGTTGACCTGCCAGACATCGGTGAACTTCAGAACGAAGTTACCGACCTCCTGTCCCGCCGAGTCGTGTCGGAAGTGATCGCCAGCCTTGCGAACGACGCGGAACTGTCCCACTGGACCAGCAATGGACTGCACCTGCACCAAGAGAAGTCCTCCAAGTCGTGCCTGTTCTGTGGACAGCGACTCCCTCCGGAGCGGCTCGCACAGCTTGAGGCACACTTCAGCGATTCGTTGCAGACCCTGTCAGGTGAGATCAACTCTTGCATAGAGTTGCTGCAGGACACCATTGCGGAATGCGACGCGTACCAGCCACCGAAGAAGGCGGAATTCTACGCGCACATGCGCAGCAACTACGACACGATCTTCGAGGGCGTCACTCGACACCTCAATCACACAAGAGCAACGCTAGCTGCGATTGTTGACGTCCTCAACGCCAAGAAAAGCAACCCTTTCACCTCGCCCCAACTCCCTGCGCTGTCGGCCGCGCGAGAGTCGCCCGACATCGACGCGTTGGAGAAGTTGATTGACGCCCACAATGACGCTTGCGAACACTTCGACGAGTCCGTGCAAGATGCACTTCAGGAACTCGAACGCCGATACGCAGTAGAAGAGCTGGAGGAATTCAAACAACTTCGAGACGAAGCAGCCGCCGCAGCGGAAGAGCGTGAATCACTCAAGACTCGATACAGCACTATCACTGCCGATATTAATGCGCTGGCAAAGGACATACTCGACCACCTCGAACCGGCTGAGCACCTCAACGACGACCTTCGTGCATACCTCGGCCACGACGACCTGCAGCTTGAAGTTGCAGAGACCGGCTACCGCATCACACGCCGTGACGAGGTTGCCACATCACTCAGCGAAGGCGAACGCACCGCCATTGCGTTGCTCTACTTCCTGCGATCGCTGACAGGCAAAGACTTTGACAAGGCACATGGCATCGTCGTGCTCGACGATCCGGTATCGAGTCTGGACTCCAATGCTCTCTTCAACGCGTTCGCCTTCATCAAGCAGCACTGCAAAGTGCCAGGACAGCTTTTCATACTCACCCACAACTATGGGTTCTTTCGCGAAGTGCGAGAGTGGATGACGAATACGCACAGTCCGATCAAGAAGAAGTCCGCTCTGTACATGCTCGCTGCTCGGCGCACCAGCATTGGACGACGCTCGGAGATTGCGAAGCTCGACGACTTGTTGAGACGTCACAACTCAGAGTACCACTTTCTGTTCTCGCAAATCTACCGCTTGTCGCAGCAAGACGTCTCGCGGGGACTCGAATACTACGTTTCGGCGCCGACGCTAGCTCGTCGCGTTCTCGAAACATTCTTGTCGTTTCGCGTTCCCGACCAGAGCAGCTTGTACAAGAAGATGTACGCCTTGGACTGCGAGGAGGCGCTTCGCACGCGGATCTACCGTTTCGTGAACGCACACTCCCACAAAGACGCAATCGGCGACCACGAAGACGATCTGACAATTCTTTCCGAGACCCCATCCGTAATGAAGGATGTGATTCGATTCATGACCGCGGTCGACAAAGAGCACTGCGACCGGATGATTCGGTGCTGTAACGCATGA
- a CDS encoding pyruvate carboxylase, translating to MSSQAHRPHSQKNPAVNIRKLLVANRSEIAIRIFRSTHELGIRTVAIYSHEDRYALHRFKADEAYEIGQPGEPIQGYLDIEGIVALAKQHDIDAVHPGYGFLSENPQLAQACEDAGIVFVGPRVETLKQLGDKLSARKIAEKAGVPVLGGGGGVIKDAKQGKKLAKDVGYPIILKAAHGGGGRGMRVVRDPDEFETAYEQARRESLTAFGSPDIFVEKFIERARHIEVQLLGDKHGNLVHLFERDCSVQRRHQKVVEIAPAPNLDAGVRDALCEAAVAIGRQANYENAGTVEFLVDADTNQYYFIEVNPRIQVEHTVTEEVTGVDIVKSQILIAQGTPLDDPAISLANQESISTHGFAIQCRLTTEDPSNRFMPDYGRITHYRSASGMGIRLDAGSAFSGAVVYPFYDSLLVKLTAWARKFPDAARRVERCLQEFRIRGVKTNIPFLIKLIMHPTFMAGDCTTRFIDETPELFDFPIPQDRATKLLTYLAETIVNGNPLVADRPRSTRRLPAPLPTYDPKSPVPDGTRQKLQELGPEKFSKWLLEQKRLLMTDTTLRDAHQSLLATRLRTYDMMQVADAYARLCPDLFSLEMWGGATFDTSMRFLKESPWQRLTDLRERIPNILFQMLLRASNAVGYTNYPDNVVKAFVAEAADAGIDVFRVFDALNWVPNMKVAMEAVIKSGAICEAAICYTGDILDSSRTKYDLKYYVNMAKELEKMGAHILAIKDMAGVCKPYAAELLVKTLKQEVGIPIHFHTHDTGGVQAAAITKGAEVGLDIADGALAPLSGTTSQPNLNTVAQALRFTDRDTGLPANALDEIAEYWRAVREFYTCFESPVLPAGADLYQHEMPGGQYTNLFQQARALGLADRWHEVCLIYADVNQLLGEIVKVTPTSKAVGDLALFLIANEMSADDVLSGDRELAYPQSVVDLVSGKMGQTPGGFPRKVRAKILRGEKALRGRPGASMPPADFDAAAEEVKPLIGREPDRRDVVSHLLYPQVFADFAAHQEQYGDVSTLPTPAFLYGLESGEEIAVEIEPGKTLIVRFLTIGDPHEDGRRTVFFELNGQPREVTVADKALEPETPRVAKADPSNSSHVPASMPGMVVNVVAQPGDAVKKGQKLVMLEAMKMQTTITAETDGVVDEVHVRPGTQVETGDLLMTLK from the coding sequence ATGTCCTCTCAAGCTCACCGACCTCACTCGCAGAAGAATCCAGCCGTGAACATCAGGAAACTGCTCGTCGCCAACCGCAGCGAGATCGCGATCCGCATCTTCCGCAGCACGCACGAACTGGGCATCCGCACGGTCGCCATCTACTCCCACGAAGACCGGTACGCCCTGCACCGCTTCAAGGCCGACGAAGCCTACGAGATCGGACAGCCCGGCGAGCCGATCCAGGGATACCTCGACATCGAGGGGATCGTCGCCCTCGCGAAACAGCACGACATCGATGCCGTCCACCCCGGATACGGCTTCCTCTCCGAAAACCCGCAGCTCGCCCAGGCCTGCGAAGATGCCGGCATCGTCTTCGTCGGTCCCCGCGTCGAAACCCTCAAGCAGCTCGGCGACAAACTCTCCGCACGCAAGATCGCCGAGAAAGCGGGCGTCCCCGTCCTCGGCGGAGGCGGCGGCGTCATCAAGGATGCCAAACAGGGCAAGAAGCTCGCCAAGGACGTCGGCTACCCGATCATCCTCAAGGCGGCCCACGGCGGAGGCGGACGCGGCATGCGCGTCGTTCGCGACCCCGATGAGTTCGAAACCGCCTACGAACAGGCCCGCCGCGAATCCCTCACCGCCTTCGGCAGCCCCGATATCTTCGTCGAGAAGTTCATCGAACGGGCTCGCCATATCGAGGTGCAGCTGCTCGGCGACAAGCACGGCAACCTCGTCCACCTGTTCGAGCGCGACTGCTCCGTCCAGCGACGCCACCAGAAGGTCGTCGAAATCGCCCCCGCCCCCAACCTCGATGCCGGGGTTCGCGACGCCCTCTGCGAAGCGGCCGTCGCCATCGGACGCCAGGCGAACTACGAGAACGCCGGCACGGTCGAGTTCCTCGTCGATGCCGACACCAACCAGTATTACTTCATCGAGGTGAACCCCCGCATTCAGGTCGAGCACACGGTGACCGAAGAGGTGACCGGAGTCGACATCGTCAAGTCGCAGATCCTCATCGCACAGGGGACGCCGCTCGACGATCCCGCCATCAGCCTGGCCAATCAGGAATCCATCTCCACCCACGGCTTCGCCATCCAGTGCCGGCTGACCACCGAAGATCCCTCCAACCGCTTCATGCCCGATTACGGGCGAATTACCCACTACCGCTCGGCCAGCGGCATGGGCATTCGTCTCGATGCCGGCAGTGCGTTTTCCGGTGCGGTCGTCTACCCGTTCTACGATTCCCTCCTGGTGAAGCTGACCGCCTGGGCCCGCAAGTTCCCCGATGCCGCCCGACGCGTCGAACGCTGCCTGCAGGAGTTCCGTATCCGCGGCGTGAAGACGAACATCCCGTTTCTCATCAAGCTGATCATGCATCCGACCTTCATGGCCGGCGACTGCACGACCCGCTTCATCGACGAAACCCCCGAACTGTTCGACTTCCCCATCCCGCAGGACCGGGCCACCAAACTCCTCACGTACCTGGCCGAGACGATCGTCAACGGCAACCCGCTCGTCGCCGATCGACCCCGATCGACCCGACGGCTCCCCGCCCCCCTGCCGACCTACGACCCGAAGTCTCCCGTTCCCGACGGCACACGCCAGAAGCTGCAGGAACTGGGCCCCGAGAAGTTCTCGAAGTGGCTGCTCGAACAGAAGCGGCTGCTGATGACCGACACGACGCTTCGCGATGCGCACCAGTCGCTGCTGGCCACCCGCCTGCGGACCTACGACATGATGCAGGTCGCCGACGCCTACGCCCGGCTCTGCCCCGACCTGTTCTCCCTCGAAATGTGGGGCGGTGCCACCTTCGACACGTCGATGCGGTTCCTCAAGGAATCCCCTTGGCAGCGGCTGACCGACCTCCGCGAACGGATCCCCAACATCCTGTTCCAGATGCTGCTGCGGGCCTCCAACGCCGTCGGCTATACCAACTACCCCGATAACGTCGTCAAGGCGTTCGTCGCCGAGGCAGCCGACGCCGGCATCGACGTCTTTCGCGTCTTCGACGCCCTCAACTGGGTGCCCAACATGAAGGTCGCCATGGAGGCCGTCATCAAAAGCGGCGCCATCTGCGAGGCGGCCATCTGCTACACCGGCGACATCCTCGATTCCAGCCGCACGAAGTACGACCTCAAGTACTACGTGAACATGGCGAAGGAACTCGAAAAGATGGGCGCCCACATCCTCGCCATCAAGGACATGGCAGGCGTCTGCAAACCGTACGCGGCCGAGCTGCTCGTCAAGACGCTCAAGCAGGAAGTCGGCATCCCCATCCACTTCCACACGCACGACACCGGCGGCGTGCAGGCGGCCGCCATCACCAAGGGAGCCGAGGTCGGCCTCGACATCGCCGACGGTGCTCTCGCTCCCCTCTCCGGCACGACGTCGCAGCCGAACCTCAATACCGTCGCCCAGGCACTGCGGTTTACCGATCGCGATACGGGACTGCCGGCCAACGCCCTCGACGAGATCGCCGAGTACTGGCGGGCCGTCCGCGAGTTCTACACCTGCTTCGAAAGCCCCGTGCTGCCGGCCGGTGCCGACCTGTACCAGCACGAGATGCCCGGCGGACAGTACACCAACCTGTTCCAGCAGGCGCGGGCCCTGGGCCTGGCCGATCGCTGGCACGAAGTCTGCCTGATCTATGCCGACGTCAACCAGTTGCTCGGCGAGATCGTGAAGGTGACCCCCACCTCCAAAGCGGTCGGCGACCTGGCCCTGTTCCTCATCGCCAACGAGATGTCGGCCGACGATGTCCTGTCCGGCGATCGCGAGCTGGCTTACCCGCAGTCGGTCGTCGACCTGGTGAGCGGCAAGATGGGACAGACGCCGGGCGGCTTCCCCCGCAAGGTCCGCGCGAAGATCCTGCGGGGCGAGAAGGCCCTCCGCGGCCGTCCCGGAGCCAGCATGCCCCCGGCCGACTTCGATGCCGCTGCCGAGGAAGTCAAACCGCTCATCGGTCGCGAGCCCGACCGCCGCGACGTCGTCTCGCACCTGCTGTACCCGCAGGTGTTTGCCGATTTCGCGGCCCACCAGGAGCAGTACGGCGACGTGAGCACGCTGCCGACGCCGGCGTTTCTGTACGGGCTGGAATCGGGTGAAGAGATCGCAGTCGAGATCGAGCCGGGCAAGACGCTGATCGTGCGGTTTCTGACGATCGGCGATCCGCACGAGGATGGCCGGCGGACGGTCTTCTTCGAGCTGAACGGCCAGCCGCGTGAGGTAACGGTGGCGGACAAGGCCCTGGAGCCGGAAACGCCGCGGGTGGCGAAAGCCGACCCGAGCAATTCGTCACATGTGCCGGCGAGCATGCCGGGCATGGTGGTGAACGTGGTGGCGCAGCCGGGCGACGCGGTGAAGAAGGGTCAGAAGCTGGTGATGCTGGAAGCGATGAAGATGCAGACGACGATCACGGCAGAGACCGACGGCGTGGTGGACGAGGTGCACGTGCGCCCTGGAACGCAGGTGGAAACGGGCGATTTGTTGATGACGTTGAAGTAG
- a CDS encoding FAD-dependent oxidoreductase, translating to MNRALLFVLTLLLLARPANVSLAADVTKADVIVYGSTPGGFCAAIAAAREGASVVLLEPTGHVGGVNTGGLSFSDSNQTVRSTVMGLFDEWHRRIEADYESRGIELPYDVSVKDASVWTYEPHVAARVTQQMLDEADVQVLTHRWLQSVVKDGTRIARLVTTDGEFAAKTYIDATYEGDLMAAAGVSWTIGREGRDAYGESLAGKQYPKGKMNISGFDEEGEPLPLITTTDAGPDAAADTNVMTYSFRLCLTKDPANRVPFPEPEQYDPARFEVVRRYFAQEKRPVLLWDLYKLPGGKWDANNGIGKQFSLGLIGACNGWSEADAEGRKEIFEAHKQYSLEMYRFLTTDPAVPEHLRKQLAEFGLCRDEFPEYDHWSPQLYVREGRRMQGMYVVSQRDIMDEPEKEDPIVISSFPIDSHDCQRVALPGGGVVNEGTIFPVRMPGRRNGYPYHVPYRAILPQPAECTNLLVPVALSCTHVAISSIRVEPTWMILGQSAGIAAAMAADANAAVQELAYPQLRERLLAQGQVLELPDPSELQPVQSTKVSIDPKTLPGVVLDDRKATLTGQWSASTNFRPHIGTGYMHDEKRGDGGSIATFRFKVPEDGRYRLLMAYSAHETRATNVPVQVTSGPHSQMLTVDQTVPLPGGKAFRPVGEVELDAGVESVIMIANEGTDGFVILDALQLLPAK from the coding sequence ATGAATCGCGCGCTCCTGTTTGTCCTCACGCTGTTGCTGCTGGCCCGGCCGGCGAACGTCTCTTTGGCCGCTGATGTCACCAAAGCGGACGTCATCGTCTACGGCTCGACGCCGGGGGGATTCTGTGCCGCGATTGCCGCTGCCAGGGAAGGGGCCTCGGTCGTTCTGCTCGAGCCGACCGGCCATGTGGGCGGAGTGAACACCGGCGGGCTGAGCTTCAGCGACTCCAACCAGACCGTTCGCAGCACCGTGATGGGGCTGTTCGACGAATGGCATCGGCGGATCGAAGCCGACTACGAGAGCCGCGGCATCGAACTCCCGTACGACGTGTCGGTCAAGGATGCCTCGGTCTGGACGTACGAGCCGCACGTCGCCGCCCGTGTGACTCAGCAGATGCTGGACGAGGCGGACGTGCAGGTGCTCACGCACCGCTGGCTGCAGTCGGTCGTGAAGGATGGGACGCGGATTGCACGGCTCGTCACCACCGACGGAGAGTTCGCGGCGAAGACCTACATCGATGCCACGTACGAGGGAGATCTGATGGCGGCGGCCGGCGTGAGCTGGACGATCGGTCGCGAGGGACGGGATGCCTACGGCGAATCGCTGGCCGGCAAACAGTATCCGAAAGGGAAGATGAACATCAGCGGTTTCGATGAGGAGGGCGAGCCGCTGCCGCTCATCACCACCACCGATGCCGGTCCGGATGCGGCAGCCGATACGAACGTGATGACGTACAGCTTCCGGCTGTGCCTCACGAAAGATCCCGCCAACCGGGTGCCGTTCCCGGAACCGGAGCAGTACGACCCGGCCCGTTTCGAAGTCGTCCGGCGGTATTTCGCGCAGGAGAAGCGGCCGGTGCTGCTGTGGGATCTGTACAAGCTTCCCGGCGGGAAGTGGGACGCCAACAACGGGATCGGCAAGCAGTTTTCGCTGGGGCTGATCGGTGCCTGCAACGGCTGGAGCGAAGCGGACGCAGAGGGGCGGAAGGAGATCTTCGAAGCGCACAAGCAGTACTCGCTGGAGATGTACCGGTTCCTCACGACCGACCCGGCGGTGCCGGAGCATCTTCGCAAACAACTTGCGGAGTTCGGTCTCTGCCGGGATGAGTTCCCCGAGTACGATCACTGGTCGCCGCAGCTGTACGTGCGGGAAGGCCGCCGCATGCAGGGGATGTATGTGGTGAGCCAGAGGGACATTATGGACGAGCCGGAGAAGGAGGATCCGATCGTCATTTCGTCCTTCCCGATCGACTCGCACGACTGTCAGCGGGTCGCGCTGCCGGGGGGCGGCGTGGTGAACGAGGGGACGATCTTCCCGGTCCGCATGCCGGGCCGTCGCAACGGCTATCCGTATCACGTTCCGTATCGGGCGATCCTGCCGCAGCCGGCGGAATGCACCAACCTGCTGGTGCCGGTGGCCCTCTCCTGCACGCATGTGGCGATCTCGTCGATTCGTGTCGAGCCGACCTGGATGATTCTCGGCCAGAGTGCGGGCATTGCCGCGGCGATGGCGGCGGATGCGAACGCTGCCGTGCAGGAGCTGGCGTATCCGCAGCTTCGCGAGCGACTGCTGGCACAGGGACAGGTGCTCGAGCTGCCCGATCCGAGTGAGCTGCAGCCGGTGCAGTCGACGAAGGTGTCGATTGATCCGAAGACGCTGCCGGGCGTCGTGCTGGATGATCGCAAGGCGACGCTGACGGGGCAGTGGTCGGCGTCGACGAACTTCCGTCCGCATATCGGCACCGGTTACATGCATGATGAGAAGCGGGGGGACGGCGGCTCGATTGCCACGTTCCGGTTCAAGGTGCCCGAAGATGGTCGCTACCGGTTGCTGATGGCGTACTCGGCACATGAGACGCGGGCGACAAACGTGCCGGTGCAGGTGACGTCCGGCCCGCACTCGCAGATGCTGACGGTCGATCAGACGGTTCCGCTGCCGGGCGGCAAGGCGTTTCGACCCGTTGGAGAGGTCGAGCTGGACGCCGGCGTGGAGTCGGTGATCATGATCGCGAATGAGGGGACGGATGGCTTCGTGATTCTGGACGCCCTGCAGCTGCTGCCGGCGAAGTGA